A window of the Megalopta genalis isolate 19385.01 chromosome 2, iyMegGena1_principal, whole genome shotgun sequence genome harbors these coding sequences:
- the LOC117219404 gene encoding uncharacterized protein LOC117219404, which translates to MKFLSALCIFVIVAQASAASIPQDDRPMYGLGRLNERAADPGADPAAYAEAYANAFANAVAKAMALSSAEPIALPDDNDGQDYDDVMRPRRFTCDVLSFSTKWFGAHHAACAAKCLTQRRWGGSCKNGVCVCR; encoded by the exons ATGAAGTTTCTCAGTGCTCTTTGCATTTTTGTTATCGTTGCCCAGGCATCTGCGGCAAGTATTCCACAGGATGATAGACCAATGTACGGATTAG GGCGTTTAAATGAACGTGCTGCCGATCCTGGTGCTGATCCTGCAGCCTATGCTGAAGCGTATGCTAATGCTTTTGCTAATGCTGTTGCCAAAGCCATGGCACTATCCAGTGCTGAACCTATTGCACTTCCTGACGACAATGATGGCCAAGATTATGATGATGTAATGCGGCCACGTAGATTTACTTGCGACGTCCTCTCCTTCTCAACGAAGTGGTTCGGCGCCCATCATGCAGCTTGCGCTGCGAAATGCTTAACTCAAAGACGTTGGGGTGGTAGTTGTAAAAATGGCGTCTGTGTTTGCCGATAA